Proteins from a single region of Lelliottia sp. JS-SCA-14:
- the secG gene encoding preprotein translocase subunit SecG has translation MYEALLVVFLIVAIALVALIMLQQGKGADMGASFGAGASGTLFGSSGSANFMTRTTAILATLFFIISLALGNINSNKTTKGSEWDNLSAPSKTEQTQPAEPAKPTSDIPH, from the coding sequence ATGTACGAAGCTCTTTTAGTTGTTTTCCTTATTGTAGCCATCGCTCTTGTAGCGCTGATCATGCTGCAGCAAGGTAAAGGCGCTGATATGGGAGCCTCCTTCGGAGCAGGCGCTTCCGGTACGCTGTTCGGTTCAAGTGGTTCTGCGAACTTCATGACCCGCACGACGGCGATTCTGGCTACGCTGTTCTTCATCATCAGTCTGGCGCTTGGCAATATCAACAGCAACAAGACCACGAAAGGAAGCGAGTGGGACAATCTGAGTGCTCCGTCTAAAACTGAGCAGACTCAGCCAGCTGAACCGGCTAAGCCGACCAGCGATATCCCGCACTAA
- the glmM gene encoding phosphoglucosamine mutase: protein MSNRKYFGTDGIRGRVGDAPITPEFVLKLGWAAGKVLARHGSRKIIIGKDTRISGYMLESALEAGLSAAGLSASFTGPMPTPAVAYLTRTFRAEAGIVISASHNPFYDNGIKFFSIDGTKLPDEVEEAIEAEMEKELTCVDSSELGKASRIVDAAGRYIEFCKGTFPNELSLSHLKIVVDCANGATYHIAPNVFRELGAKVIAIGCEPDGVNINEEVGATDVRALQARVLAEKADLGIAYDGDGDRVIMVDHEGNKVDGDQILYIIAREGLRQGQLRGGAVGTLMSNMGLELALKQLGIPFVRAKVGDRYVLEKLQEKGWRIGAENSGHVILLDKTTTGDGIVASLQVVAAMVRNHMSLHDLCTGMKMFPQILVNVRFTAGKGDPLENENVKTVMAEVEAALGNRGRVLLRKSGTEPLIRVMVEGEDEKQVTEFAHRIADAVKAA from the coding sequence ATGAGTAATCGTAAATATTTTGGCACCGATGGTATCCGTGGGCGCGTGGGTGATGCACCTATTACTCCTGAATTTGTGCTCAAACTGGGTTGGGCGGCAGGTAAGGTGCTGGCTCGTCATGGCTCGCGTAAAATCATCATCGGTAAAGACACCCGTATTTCTGGCTATATGCTGGAGTCCGCGTTAGAAGCGGGTCTTTCCGCCGCCGGGCTTTCCGCTTCCTTTACGGGCCCAATGCCAACGCCTGCGGTCGCGTACCTCACGCGTACTTTCCGCGCGGAAGCGGGTATCGTGATTTCGGCTTCCCATAACCCGTTCTACGATAACGGCATCAAATTCTTCTCCATCGATGGCACCAAACTGCCGGACGAAGTGGAAGAAGCGATCGAAGCGGAAATGGAAAAAGAGCTGACCTGCGTTGACTCTTCAGAGCTGGGTAAAGCCAGCCGTATCGTGGATGCCGCGGGCCGTTACATCGAATTCTGCAAAGGCACCTTCCCGAACGAACTGAGCCTGAGCCACCTGAAAATCGTGGTCGATTGTGCCAATGGTGCCACCTACCACATCGCGCCGAATGTCTTCCGCGAGCTGGGTGCTAAAGTCATTGCCATCGGCTGTGAGCCGGACGGCGTCAATATCAACGAAGAAGTGGGTGCGACTGATGTGCGTGCGCTGCAGGCGCGCGTGCTGGCAGAAAAAGCCGATCTGGGTATCGCGTACGACGGCGATGGCGATCGCGTGATCATGGTCGATCACGAAGGCAACAAGGTCGATGGCGATCAGATCCTGTATATCATCGCTCGTGAAGGGCTGCGTCAGGGGCAGTTGCGCGGCGGTGCGGTTGGCACGCTGATGAGCAATATGGGTCTTGAGCTGGCGCTGAAACAACTGGGTATTCCGTTTGTCCGTGCGAAAGTGGGCGACCGCTACGTGCTGGAGAAACTGCAGGAAAAAGGCTGGCGCATCGGGGCTGAAAACTCCGGTCACGTGATCCTGCTCGACAAAACCACCACGGGTGACGGCATCGTGGCCAGTCTGCAGGTTGTGGCGGCGATGGTGCGTAACCATATGAGCCTGCACGATCTCTGCACCGGCATGAAAATGTTCCCGCAGATTCTGGTTAACGTGCGCTTTACCGCAGGCAAAGGCGATCCGCTGGAAAATGAGAACGTGAAAACGGTGATGGCTGAAGTCGAAGCTGCCCTCGGCAATCGTGGCCGTGTGCTGCTGCGCAAATCCGGCACTGAGCCGTTAATCCGCGTGATGGTGGAAGGTGAAGACGAGAAACAGGTGACAGAGTTTGCTCACCGAATTGCTGATGCAGTGAAAGCTGCATAA
- the folP gene encoding dihydropteroate synthase, with amino-acid sequence MKLFAQDTTLDLSHPHVMGILNVTPDSFSDGGTHNTLIDAVKHANLMINAGATIVDIGGESTRPGAADVSVEEELSRVIPVVEAIAQRFEVWISVDTSKPEVIREAARVGAHIINDIRSLSESGALEAAAETGLPVCLMHMQGQPKTMQEAPKYSDVYADVNRYFIEQIARCERAGIAKEKLLLDPGFGFGKNLSHNYELLARLSEFHHFGLPLLVGMSRKTMVGQLLNVGPSERLSGSLACAVIAAMQGAHIIRVHDVKETVEAMRVVEATLSAKENKRYE; translated from the coding sequence ATGAAACTTTTCGCCCAGGACACGACTCTCGATCTCTCACATCCTCATGTGATGGGTATCCTGAACGTTACCCCTGACTCCTTCTCCGACGGTGGCACGCATAACACGCTGATTGACGCGGTGAAGCATGCCAATCTGATGATCAATGCAGGCGCAACGATTGTGGATATCGGCGGCGAATCGACGCGCCCCGGTGCGGCGGATGTGAGTGTGGAAGAAGAGTTATCCCGCGTAATCCCGGTTGTTGAGGCGATTGCTCAACGTTTTGAAGTGTGGATCTCTGTCGACACCTCCAAGCCGGAAGTGATTCGTGAGGCGGCGCGAGTGGGCGCTCACATTATCAATGATATTCGTTCGCTGTCTGAATCGGGTGCGCTGGAAGCGGCAGCCGAAACGGGTCTGCCCGTTTGTCTGATGCACATGCAGGGCCAGCCGAAGACGATGCAGGAAGCGCCAAAGTATTCTGATGTCTACGCGGATGTGAATCGCTACTTTATTGAGCAAATCGCGCGCTGTGAGCGTGCCGGTATCGCAAAAGAGAAATTGCTGCTCGACCCGGGATTCGGTTTCGGTAAAAATCTGTCACATAACTATGAGCTGCTGGCGCGCTTATCTGAGTTTCACCATTTTGGCCTGCCGTTGCTGGTCGGGATGTCGCGAAAAACGATGGTCGGGCAATTGCTGAATGTTGGCCCGAGCGAACGTCTGAGCGGCAGTCTTGCCTGCGCGGTGATCGCGGCCATGCAAGGGGCTCACATTATTCGCGTCCATGACGTCAAAGAGACTGTAGAAGCTATGCGTGTGGTTGAAGCCACATTGTCAGCGAAGGAAAACAAACGCTATGAGTAA